One genomic window of Raphanus sativus cultivar WK10039 unplaced genomic scaffold, ASM80110v3 Scaffold0010, whole genome shotgun sequence includes the following:
- the LOC108811650 gene encoding 60S ribosomal protein L23: MSKRGRGGTSGNKFRMSLGLPVAATVNCADNTGAKNLYIISVKGIKGRLNRLPSACVGDMVMATVKKGKPDLRKKVMPAVIVRQRKPWRRKDGVFMYFEDNAGVIVNPKGEMKGSAITGPIGKECADLWPRIASAANAIV, translated from the exons ATGTCGAAGCGAG GAAGAGGAGGAACCTCTGGTAACAAGTTCAGGATGTCACTTGGTCTTCCAGTGGCAGCCACAGTGAACTGTGCTGACAACACTGGAGCCAAGAACCTTTACATCATCTCCGTAAAGGGTATCAAGGGTCGTCTTAACCGCTTGCCATCTGCATGTGTTGGTGACATGGTTATGGCTACAGTCAAGAAAGGTAAACCTGATCTCCGTAAGAAGGTTATGCCAGCTGTCATCGTTAGGCAGAGGAAGCCTTGGCGCCGAAAGGATGGTGTCTTCATGTACTTCGAGG ACAATGCTGGTGTCATTGTCAATCCCAAGGGTGAAATGAAAG GATCTGCTATCACTGGACCAATCGGGAAGGAGTGTGCTGACCTGTGGCCGAGGATCGCAAGTGCTGCAAACGCCATCGTTTGA
- the LOC108811647 gene encoding hypothetical protein At1g04090: MFWFGCDCFYWSRGVSEFDSEPSEPKPFSLPSPLPRWPQGQGFATGRINLGELEVVKITKFHKLWSSVSSHGKSKGAAFYRAEEVPQGFHCLGHYCQPTDKPLRGYVLAARASKPANADDLPPLKKPVGYTLVWSADSEKKNGGGYFWLPNPPVGYKAMGVIVTQEPKEPETEEVRCVREDLTESCEASEMILDVGSSKKSNPFSVWSIQPCERGMRSQGVSVGSFFCCTYELSSNQTVRDISCLKNLDPTLHAMPNLNQVHAVIKHYGPTVYFHPEETYMPSSVQWFFKNGALLYRSGKDSQGEPINSTGSNLPSGGSNDLEFWIDLPEDEEAKSNLKKGNLETSELYVHVKPALGGTFTDVAMWIFCPFNGPATLKIGLFTLPMTRVGEHVGDWEHFTFRVCNFSGELWQMFFSQHSGGGWVDASEVEFVKGNKPAVYSSKHGHASFPHPGMYLQGSSKFGIGVRNDVEKSEYVVDSSQRYVVIAAEYLGVAEPCWLQYMREWGPVIEYDSGSEIDKIMDLLPLVVRFSIENIVDLFPVALYGEEGPTGPKEKYNWEGDELC, encoded by the exons ATGTTTTGGTTTGGGTGTGACTGTTTTTACTGGAGCAGAGGAGTCTCCGAGTTTGATTCGGAACCGTCCGAGCCAAAGCCCTTCTCGCTTCCCTCTCCTCTTCCTCGCTGGCCACAAG GTCAAGGTTTTGCTACTGGAAGAATAAACCTTGGAGAGCTAGAAGTGGTTAAAATCACCAAGTTCCACAAACTTTGGAGCTCTGTTTCATCCCACGGTAAATCCAAAGGTGCTGCATTTTACAGGGCCGAGGAAGTTCCACAAGGTTTCCACTGCCTTGGTCACTATTGCCAGCCAACTGATAAGCCCTTGAGAGGCTATGTACTTGCAGCCAGGGCTAGCAAACCCGCCAACGCCGATGATCTCCCACCCCTGAAAAAGCCTGTGGGTTATACTTTAGTTTGGAGTGCAGACTCAGAGAAAAAAAACGGCGGTGGTTACTTCTGGCTACCTAATCCTCCGGTTGGTTACAAAGCAATGGGAGTTATTGTAACACAAGAACCAAAGGAACCTGAAACAGAGGAAGTTAGATGTGTAAGAGAGGATCTCACCGAGAGTTGTGAAGCCTCTGAGATGATACTTGATGTAGGTTCTTCCAAGAAGTCAAATCCTTTTAGTGTATGGAGCATCCAACCTTGCGAGAGAGGGATGAGGTCACAAGGAGTATCCGTTGGCTCATTCTTCTGCTGCACTTATGAACTATCATCAAACCAAACGGTCCGTGATATCTCATGCTTAAAGAATCTTGATCCAACCTTACACGCAATGCCGAATCTCAACCAAGTCCACGCCGTCATCAAACACTACGGACCAACAGTCTATTTCCACCCTGAGGAAACCTACATGCCTTCATCAGTACAATGGTTCTTTAAAAACGGAGCTTTGCTGTACCGTTCAGGGAAGGATTCACAAGGCGAACCGATCAACTCCACAGGCTCAAACCTACCTTCTGGAGGAAGCAATGATCTTGAGTTCTGGATTGATCTCCCTGAAGACGAAGAAGCAAAGAGTAACCTCAAGAAAGGGAACCTGGAAACCTCTGAGCTTTACGTTCATGTAAAGCCAGCGCTCGGTGGGACGTTCACCGACGTTGCGATGTGGATCTTCTGCCCCTTTAACGGCCCAGCAACGCTCAAGATCGGTCTCTTCACTCTGCCTATGACCAGAGTAGGAGAACACGTCGGTGACTGGGAGCATTTCACTTTCCGTGTGTGTAACTTCTCCGGGGAGCTTTGGCAGATGTTCTTCTCTCAGCATAGTGGAGGCGGTTGGGTTGATGCGTCTGAGGTTGAGTTTGTTAAAGGCAACAAACCGGCGGTTTACTCGTCTAAACACGGACACGCTAGCTTCCCTCACCCTGGGATGTATCTCCAGGGCTCGTCCAAGTTTGGGATTGGTGTGAGGAACGATGTTGAGAAGAGTGAGTACGTTGTGGATTCTAGCCAGAGGTATGTGGTTATAGCAGCTGAGTATTTAGGTGTGGCTGAGCCGTGTTGGTTGCAGTATATGAGAGAGTGGGGGCCGGTGATAGAGTATGATTCAGGGTCTGAGATTGATAAGATCATGGATCTTCTTCCTTTGGTTGTTAGGTTCTCGATAGAGAACATTGTGGATTTGTTTCCAGTTGCTCTGTATGGAGAGGAAGGTCCCACGGGGCCGAAGGAGAAGTATAACTGGGAAGGAGATGAGCTTTGTTGA
- the LOC130500668 gene encoding inositol phosphorylceramide glucuronosyltransferase 1-like, which yields MAKLNPSFWVSSSIIPLLLLLLSIQFKGSFGSVSTKEAYVTLLYGDEFLLGVRVLGKSIRDTGSRKDMVVLVSDGVSDYSNKLLMADGWKVEKISLLANPNQVHPKRFWGVYTKLKIFNMTDYKKVVYLDADTIVVKNIEDLFKCSKFCANLKHSERLNSGVMVVEPSAALFDDMMKQVKTLSSYTGGDQGFLNSYYPDFPNARVFDPSLSPEVVKTRPVPKMERLSTLYNADVGLYMLANKWMVDDSKLHIIHYTLGPLKPWDWWTAWLVKPVEAWHSIRVGLEETLPGTGGGKTPNDEFIVKLLFLLPLCGLLFCIYRSIQGRDFLGSLCRNSVCNQIRHIYYKVRSNGTLGYSGVSTLSTLNPNYQLHTGSHSKVPQYLGSVSVVVCFVAVLTSIGVSFMIVPRQIMPWTGLILMYEWTFTIFFLLYGGFLLIVFQYGKKVAVQSGSPSSQAESSLDDSGKGHQRADASCDFTTWYYGLGMVFLALAAISLPYMLGVTALFLRLGLMIAVAMVLVSFMTYASEHLAVRWFLKGLEDRDTTRTKSICFLC from the exons ATGGCGAAACTCAACCCGAGTTTCTGGGTTAGCAGCAGCATCATCCCCCTCCTCTTGCTTCTTCTTTCAATCCAATTCAAAGGCTCGTTCGGATCCGTATCAACTAAGGAAGCTTACGTCACACTTCTATACGGAGATGAGTTCTTATTAGGAGTTAGAGTACTGGGGAAATCGATCCGAGACACTGGATCTCGCAAGGATATGGTCGTTTTAGTCTCTGACGGTGTCTCTGACTACTCTAACAAGCTGCTTATG GCTGATGGGTGGAAAGTAGAGAAGATTAGTTTACTAGCAAACCCCAACCAAGTCCACCCAAAGAGATTCTGGGGTGTCTACACAAAGCTAAAGATCTTCAACATGACTGATTACAAGAAAG TTGTGTATCTTGATGCTGATACTATTGTGGTGAAGAACATTGAGGATCTGTTCAAGTGCTCCAAGTTCTGCGCCAACTTGAAGCACTCCGAGAGGTTGAACTCTGGAGTAATGGTCGTTGAGCCTTCTGCAGCTTTGTTTGATGATATGATGAAGCAAGTGAAGACCTTGTCGTCTTATACTGGGGGAGATCAAGGGTTCTTGAACTCTTATTATCCTGATTTTCCGAATGCTCGTGTTTTTGATCCTAGTTTGTCACCTGAGGTTGTCAAAACTAGACCGGTTCCTAAAATGGAGAGGCTTTCGACGTTGTATAATGCAGATGTTGGTCTTTATATGCTTGCTAACAAG TGGATGGTTGATGACAGCAAACTTCACATTATTCACTACACTTTGGGTCCTCTTAAGCCTTGGGACTGGTGGACAGCATGGCTTGTGAAACCTGTTGAGGCGTGGCAT AGCATTAGGGTAGGGCTTGAGGAGACTCTTCCTGGAACTGGAGGTGGAAAAACCCCAAATGATGAGTTCATCGTCAAGCTCCTTTTCTTGTTACCACTTTGTGGGCTCTTGTTCTGCATTTATCGTTCCATACAG GGACGTGACTTCTTGGGTTCATTGTGCAGGAACTCTGTATGCAATCAGATCAGACATATTTATTACAAAGTCAGGTCTAATGGAACACTTGGTTATAGTGGTGTATCGACATTGTCTACCTTGAATCCAAACTATCAA CTTCACACTGGCTCCCACTCTAAGGTTCCTCAATACTTGGGGTCAGTTTCAGTTGTAGTCTGTTTCGTGGCTGTTTTGACATCGATTGGAGTTTCCTTTATGATTGTGCCGAGGCAAATCATGCCATGGACTGGCTTGATTTTGATGTATGAGTGGACATTTACAATCTTCTTTCTATTATACGGTGGCTTCCTACTTATTGTGTTCCAGTATGGCAAGAAAGTAGCAGTTCAATCAGGATCTCCTTCATCGCAAGCAGAATCATCGTTGGATGATTCAGGAAAAG GTCATCAGCGGGCAGATGCGTCTTGTGACTTTACTACATGGTATTATGGATTAGGAATGGTGTTTTTGGCTCTTGCTGCCATTTCTCTGCCCTACATGTTAGGGGTCACCGCTTTATTTTTGAg GTTGGGTCTGATGATAGCAGTAGCCATGGTTCTAGTTTCGTTCATGACTTATGCTTCAGAGCACCTCGCAGTCAGATGGTTCCTCAAAGGTCTAGAAGACCGTGACACGACGAGAACAAAGTCAATCTGTTTCCTCTGCTGA
- the LOC130500669 gene encoding uncharacterized protein LOC130500669, translating into MNIIVEHNPSTIKLSELGVMSWPKWSCQPGKYALVFEERETCYLVKGKVKVYPKGSPSEFVEFGAGDLVIIPKGLSCTWDISLFVDKHYKFDPPTSIL; encoded by the exons ATGAATATCATAGTCGAGCACAACCCTTCAACAATAAAGTTATCTGAGCTTGGAGTCATGTCATGGCCTAA ATGGTCTTGTCAGCCTGGGAAATATGCATTGGTGTTTGAAGAAAGAGAGACGTGCTATTTGGTGAAAGGAAAGGTGAAGGTGTATCCAAAAGGGTCACCATCAGAGTTTGTAGAGTTTGGTGCAGGAGACCTTGTGATCATCCCCAAGGGACTTAGCTGCACTTGGGACATATCTCTTTTCGTCGACAAGCACTATAAGTTCGATCCTCCTActtctatattataa
- the LOC108811646 gene encoding uncharacterized protein LOC108811646, translating to MSLFFPNPLNLSNSIHPIPRRAAGIASTRCSISAPEKKPRRRRKQIQKRENEDSSTFGSSEAVSALERSLRLTFMDELMERARNRDPSGVSEVIYDMIAAGLTPGPRSFHGLVVAHALNGDEQGAMHSLRKELGAGQRPLPETMIALVRLSGSKGNAQRGLELLAAMEKLNYDIRQAWLILIEELVRTNHLEEANKVFLKGARGGMRATDQLYDLMIEEDCKAGDHSNALDISYEMEAAGRFATTFHFNCLLSVQATCGIPEVAYATFENMEYGEDFMKPDTDTYNWVIQAYTRADSYDRVQDVAELLGMMVEDHKRVQPNVKTHALLVECFTKYCVVKEAIRHFRALKNFEGGTKVLHNAGNFEDPLSLYLRALCREGRIVELIDALDAMRKDNQPIPPRAMIMSRKYRTLVSSWIEPLQEEAELGYEIDYLARYVEEGGLTGDRKRWVPRRGKTSLDPDAAGFIYSNPIETSFKQRCLDDWKVHHRKLLRTLQSEGLPVLGDASESDYMRVMERLRNIIRGPAQNLLKPKAASKMVVSELKEELEAQGLPIDGTRNVLYQRVQKARRINKSRGRPLWVPPIEEEEEEVDEEVDELICRIKLHEGDTEFWKRRFLGEGLIETTAESKETDESSVDTGEIVNKTEDIAKGADEDESEDEEEQEGDEDDDENEEEEEVVVAEPENRAEGEDLVKNKAADAKRHLQMIGVQLLKESDEANRTKKRGKRASRMTLEDDADEDWFPEEPFEAFKEMRERKVFDVSDMYTIADVWGWTWEKDFKNKTPRRWSQEWEVELAIVLMAKVIDLGGVPTIGDCAVILRAAIRAPMPSAFLKILQTTHSLGYSFGSPLYDEIITLCLDLGELDAAIAIVADMETTGITVPDQTLDKVISARQSNEIPKSEHEEPPPSSESS from the exons ATGTCTCTCTTCTTCCCCAATCCTCTGAATCTCTCCAACTCAATCCACCCGATTCCTCGCCGCGCCGCCGGAATCGCCTCCACTCGGTGCTCAATCTCCGCGCCGGAGAAGAAGcccaggaggaggaggaagcagATTCAGAAGCGCGAGAATGAAGACTCCTCAACCTTCGGCAGCAGCGAAGCCGTCTCGGCGCTGGAGAGGAGTCTCCGCCTCACTTTCATGGACGAGCTCATGGAGCGAGCCAGGAATCGAGATCCGTCGGGCGTGTCCGAGGTTATCTACGACATGATTGCCGCTGGGCTTACCCCTGGCCCACGCTCTTTCCATGGCCTTGTTGTGGCTCACGCGCTTAACGGCGACGAGCAAGGCGCG ATGCACTCGCTGAGAAAGGAGCTAGGTGCAGGGCAACGTCCGCTTCCTGAAACCATGATTGCTCTGGTTCGACTCTCTGGTTCCAAAGGAAATGCACAAAGAGGTTTAGAGCTTCTCGCCGCTATGGAAAAGCTTAACTATGACATTCGTCAAGCTTGGCTAATTCTTATTG AGGAACTAGTGAGGACCAACCACTTGGAAGAGGCGAATAAAGTTTTCTTGAAGGGTGCTAGAGGTGGGATGAGAGCAACCGATCAGCTTTATGATCTGATGATTGAGGAAGATTGCAAAGCTGGAGATCATTCTAATGCCTTGGACATTTCTTACGAAATGGAGGCAGCTGGTAGATTCGCCACAACGTTTCATTTCAACTGTCTTCTTAGTGTGCAG GCTACTTGTGGGATTCCAGAGGTAGCTTATGCTACATTTGAGAATATGGAGTATGGTGAAG attttatgaAGCCTGACACCGATACATATAACTGGGTGATTCAAGCATATACAAGAGCTGATTCATATGATAG GGTTCAAGATGTTGCTGAGTTACTTGGAATGATGGTTGAGGATCACAAGCGTGTACAGCCGAATGTGAAGACTCATGC GCTTTTAGTTGAGTGCTTTACGAAATATTGTGTTGTGAAGGAAGCGATAAGACACTTTCGTGCTCTGAAAAACTTTGAAGGAGGAACAAAAGTTTTACACAATGCAGGGAACTTTGAGGATCCTCTCTCTTTATATCTCCGAGCATTGTGTCGAGAAG GTAGAATTGTTGAGCTTATTGATGCTTTAGATGCAATGCGCAAAGATAACCAACCTATCCCTCCAAGAGCCATGATTATGAGCAGAAAATACAGGACACTAGTCAGCTCATGGATCGAGCCGTTGCAAGAAGAAGCCGAACTTGGTTATGAGATTGATTATCTAGCAAGGTACGTAGAGGAAGGGGGGCTCACCGGTGACCGCAAGCGTTGGGTGCCTCGAAGAGGGAAAACTTCTTTAGACCCCGATGCTGCTGGATTTATATACTCAAACCCTATTGAAACATCTTTCAAACAGAGATGTCTTGATGACTGGAAAGTTCACCATAGGAAGCTCTTGAGGACCTTACAGAGCGAAGGTCTTCCAGTTCTAGGAGACGCGTCGGAATCTGATTACATGAGAGTGATGGAGAGGTTAAGGAACATAATCAGAGGTCCTGCGCAGAATCTGTTGAAGCCGAAAGCAGCAAGCAAGATGGTTGTATCAGAGTTGAAGGAAGAACTTGAAGCTCAGGGTTTACCAATTGATGGAACGAGAAATGTTCTTTACCAGCGTGTTCAAAAAGCAAGGAGGATTAACAAGTCTCGAGGTCGACCTCTCTGGGTTCCTCCAatagaagaagaggaggaggaggtggatgaAGAAGTAGATGAATTAATATGTAGAATCAAGCTACATGAAGGAGACACAGAGTTCTGGAAACGCCGGTTTCTTGGAGAAGGATTGATTGAAACTACGGCTGAATCCAAGGAAACGGATGAATCATCAGTAGATACAGGGGAGATTGTGAATAAGACTGAAGATATTGCAAAAGGAGCCGATGAAGATGAGTCTGAGGATGAGGAGGAACAGGAAGgggatgaggatgatgatgaaaacgaagaggaagaagaagtggtGGTTGCAGAACCTGAGAATCGAGCAGAAGGGGAGGATTTAGTAAAGAACAAGGCAGCTGACGCGAAGAGGCATCTCCAGATGATTGGAGTCCAGCTCTTGAAAGAATCAGATGAAGCAAACAGGACAAAGAAACGTGGGAAGAGGGCGTCTCGTATGACACTCGAG GATGATGCAGATGAGGATTGGTTCCCTGAGGAACCATTTGAAGCGTTCAAAGAGATGAGGGAACGAAAAGTGTTTGATGTGTCGGACATGTATACAATAGCAGACGTTTGGGGTTGGACATGGGAGAAGGATTTTAAGAACAAAACTCCAAGGAGATGGTCACAGGAATGGGAAGTCGAGTTGGCAATTGTGCTCATGGCTAAG GTGATTGACTTGGGTGGAGTTCCAACGATTGGTGACTGTGCGGTGATATTACGAGCTGCTATAAGAGCTCCCATGCCTTCAGCCTTCTTGAAGATCTTGCAGACCACACACAGTCTTGGCTACTCTTTTGGCAGCCCACTGTACGATGAGATCATCACGTTGTGCTTGGATCTTGGAGAACTTGATGCAGCTATTGCCATAGTTGCTGATATGGAAACCACGGGGATCACTGTCCCTGACCAAACTCTTGACAAGGTCATTTCTGCCAGACAGTCCAATGAGATTCCCAAGTCTGAGCATGAAGAGCCACCACCATCATCAGAAAGCTCTTAG